GATGAATAAAATTCAGCTATTTTTGTAACAGATTCTGCATAATAGCCACATTCTTCTAATACTTCTTCTTTTATGATTTCATCAATTGTTTTATTTTCTTTATCTATTAGTCCTGCACATAATTCATACATATAGCCATTATTGTTTCTTAAAAATACTGCAGGGCGGAATTGTTTTACAATTATTATAGAATTATTATCTATATTATGAATAAGTATTGATGCACTATCATGAGAACTTACTATATCCCAAGTTTTACTGATACCATTTTCAATATATGACATTTGCTTTATTTGGATATATTTTGAATCCTTGCAATCATATAATTTTATACTTGATTTATCTATCGCCATATTAATTTGATGCAAAATAGCTAGGAGCTTTACTATGCAGATTATCTATTATGGCTATTTTTAGTTGTTCCTCATAT
Above is a window of Helicobacter sp. MIT 99-5507 DNA encoding:
- a CDS encoding NUDIX hydrolase gives rise to the protein MAIDKSSIKLYDCKDSKYIQIKQMSYIENGISKTWDIVSSHDSASILIHNIDNNSIIIVKQFRPAVFLRNNNGYMYELCAGLIDKENKTIDEIIKEEVLEECGYYAESVTKIAEFYSSVGTSGSKQSVFYTEVKNSQKIASGGGIDNECIEIIEIKVDEMQDFLKQDNITPSLGFSFMWFLSNKKAK